The genomic DNA CGTAGGCGGCAGCGATATTGGCAAAATCGACATTCTGGATCAGCTCCAAATCACTTTGAGGATCAATGCCATGCTTGCGCAGCGTGAATTCTCCGGCCATCTGCGGCATTCCGCCCTTGCGCTGCCCGAGAAATACCGCCCCCTGGAGCTGTGACCAGTCAAAATCGTCCATCGGCTCCCTGGATACTAGAAATGTGCCATCTGTCTGCGTCAGCTGTGCGAAGTTGATCACCGGATCTTCCGCCCCCTGCTGATAGACATATATCGAGGTTTCGGCTCCGACCAGCGCCACATCAATCGCACCAGACAACAGAGCCGTCATCGTCTTATCGCCCCCGGCTGTCGTCTGCAGCTCCACATTCAATCCTTCCTCTTTGAAAAACCCCTTCTCCAAAGCGACATACTGCGGCGCATAAAATACAGAACGCGTCACTTCTCCGATCCTTACTTTATGCGTCTGTCCGTCCCCTCCGCAGCCGCCAAGCAGCGCGAGGAAGATGAATAGCGGCGCAATCCAGCCTGCGGCATAACGTATAACCCTCATATCCGTCACCTCTTTCTTATTGAAGCTTTAGTAAAGAATATGCGCATGCCCTTGATTTGGTTATGACATGCACAAAGAGGCCGCCGCTAACGATATGTCGTTTATCCTTAGCGACGGCCCCTGGTTTGGAGGTTGAAGCCTATGCGGCTTCAATTCTGTATTCTATTGTTTCCATGGATCTAGGGTTGGTCTAGTAATTGATCTAGTGGTCATTGCAGCCCGTAGATCGCTTTGTACTTCTGCTCCAAATATTCGGCCAAATAATCCGGATTCAAATCCTCGCCGGTCACGCGTTTAATGATTTCCGCCGGTTTTTGGCTTTTTCCATATTTGTAGATTTGCTCGGTCAGCCATTCCTTGATCGGGGCGAAGTTCCCTTCGGCGATCAGCTCGTCGAAGTTTGGCAGCTGTTTGCGCATTGTATGGACGATTTGTGCCGCGTACATGTTGCCAAGCGCATAGGATGGGAAATAACCGAAGCTGCCGCCGGACCAATGCACATCCTGCAGCACGCCCAGGCTGTCGTTTGGCGGCGTAAGTCCAAGATAAGCCTGGTACTTCTCGTTCCACACCTTCGGCAGATCATTGACCGACAAACCTTCATTGAACAGCTGCTTCTCGATTTCGTAACGGATAATGATATGCAGGTTGTAGGTCAGCTCATCCGCCTGGATGCGGATTAACGAGTTCTCGACCCGGTTGATCGCCTTATAAAATTCATCTACCGTAACGTCCTTGAGCTGCTCCGGAAAATGCTGCTGCAGGTCTCCGTAGTATCGCGCCCAGAACTCCCGGCTCCGGCCGATGAAGTTCTCCCATAGACGGGACTGGGATTCATGGATGCCCATGGACGCCCCTTCTCCAAGCGGGGTTCCCGCAAGACCAGAATCCACATTCTGCTCGTATAGAGCATGCCCGCCCTCATGCAGGGAGCTGAACAAGGCAAAGGTCACGTCATCCTGCATATAACTCGTCGTAATCCGGACGTCTCCCTGATTTAAAGTAATCTCGAAAGGATGAACACTCTCGTCCACGCGACCGGCTTCGAAATCATAACCAATTTGCTCCAGCATGAACATGCCGAATTTCTCCTGCTGGCCTTTATCAAATAATTGATTCATAAAGGAAGCTTGCGGCTGGCTGGATGCCTCGTTGATCGCTTTCACCAATGGCACTAGACGGTCCCTTAGCTGGCCGAACACTTGATCCAGCTTCTCTACCGTCAAATCCGGCTCATACAGATGGAGAAGTGTGTCATAGCGAGTCGCCTTTGGTCCCCAATAATCGATAAATTCACTCGTCTTCTCTACGATCTGCCCCAAATAAGGCTCGAACCCGGCGTAATCGCCTTTTTCCTTGAAATCCTCCCATAGCGTCTCCGCAAGAGCGGTAAGCTCGGTGTATTCCTGATATTTATGAGGCGGAATCTTCACGCTGCGCTCGTATTCCTCCTGGGTGACCGTAATGATCCGCTGTTTAATTTCATCTAGCTGGCCGAATACAGCCGGGGAATTTAATTCTGCGAGCATTTTTCCCATTTCATCCGATGTCTGAAGCTTGAAAGCTTCCGTCATCAGCACGCCGATCGCCTCGGAACGGCCCTGTGCCCCTTTCTTCGGCGCACCGGTGCGAAGATCCCAATGCATCAGTGCTACAGCTTCATGATAGCTTTTAATTTTGTGTAGTAGTGCTTGAAATTGTTCCCAAGTTGAAGCGGTTGTCTGATTCATATGTTTCCCACCTCTATCCAGAAATTTAACTTCTCCTCTTGATGATACTTTTTACAAACCGTATAATCAAATTTTGAAACCATGTTTTTTTGCGATGATTCCGATGCGAATGATCTCTTTAGTCGCGAGCCGGGTCCGCAAGATATCAAGGTGGACTGCGATTCGTACCCCGTTTGGATCGACCAACAGCAAGCCGTTTTTTTTGAGGAGAAATTGCTCCTTCAGGGAGATGAAGCCAGCAAAACCTTCCGTTTAGAGGGCGCATCCCAGCTGTACAAAGCGGGTTTGCATCTTGTCGATCGTCGTCTGGAAGTAAGTCAGAAGTAAATTAACAGCTATAAGGAGGTAACAACTATGAGCCAAATCGAAACGATCATGGAGCATAACAAGAAATTCGTCCAGGACAAGGAATACGAAGCGTATATCACCGACAAGTTCCCGGACAAGAAAATCGCCATCGTCACCTGCATGGATACACGACTAGTCGAGCTGCTCCCTAAAGCCATGAACCTGCGGAACGGCGATGCGAAAATTATTAAAAATGCCGGCGCTGTCATTTCCCAGCCATTCGGATCTGTTATGCGGAGTCTGCTGGTCGCCATTTATGAGCTTCAAGCGGAGGAAGTGTTCATCGTCGGTCACACCGGCTGCGGCATGGCTTCATTGAACTCGGAGCATATGATCGGCGAAATCAAGGAACGCGGAATTTCCGACGACGTGCTGAACACCCTGGAGAACTCCGGAATTAAGCTAAGAAAATGGCTGCGCGGCTTCAGCAACGAAAAAGAAGGCGTCACCCATACCGTCGGAATCGTGAAAAATCACCCGCTGCTGCCGCCAAACATCCCGGTTCACGGCCTGCTGATCGATTCCATGACTGGAGAGCTGGAGATCGTTGTTAGCGGAAGTGAAGAAACCAGCCATTCATAACCTACTATTCTTGTAACTACCGTGAATAATTATTCTAATTATTGGATATTTATAAATCAGCTGTTGGCCTCGCGCCGGCGGCTGATTTTTTTGTTGATCGCCTTAATGTGAAACGTATCACTTTGTTAAAAATCCTTCATAATGTGTTCATATTGCGTTCATTTAACCGTGCTATACTTTCCGTGAAGTTAGAACGAACTACTTTTAAAGGAGAGACTCCATCATGAAAAAATTGTATTATACGTCCTTCTTCTACGCGATTCTCGGCCTGTTTGCCGGCATAGCCTATCGCGAAATCACCAAGCACAGCGACTTCACCGGGCAGACCGTCCTCGTGGCCCTTCATACGCATATTTTGGTGCTGGGCTTCCTTTTCTTCACCATCGCCCTGATCCTGGCCAAGGTGTTCCAGGTGCATGAAGCGAAATCCTTCGGGGCCTGGTATGTCGTGTATAACCTCGGGCTTATGATTACCATCGCCGCCATGGCTGTTCGCGGCATGCTGCAAATCAACGGCACCGACATCAGCTTCCTGCCGCACATCGCCGGACTCGGCCACACGATTCTGGCCGCAGGCATCATCTGGCTGCTGGTCCTGCTGCGGAAGAGAATTCAATAGATTTGGAGCAAGCGGTTGCTGAGGTTAGCAGCCGCTTGTTTTTTATATGCAGCCTTGGGATAACAACCACTTTCTATGCTTGCTCCTTTACATTAAACACCTCGATCATCATCAGTGCACCGATTTTAAAGCCATGGACAAATGACGCGGTGGAATGCATAGAGTAAGTCTTCCCATATAAATCGATGATACCTTCAATGAATCTAAAATCATTCTCCGAGAACCTCTTCCGGCATTCTTCCATGAGATTTGAGGTTTGCTTCGTAAGCTTGCGATATTCAGGATCTTGTGGATTTATGTACGCGTCTGGCTGCAATGATCCATTATAGATTTTTTCTATAATGTTATCCATTGACGTTACATCCTTTCACTGACAAATTGGTTGTTAAACATTAATTACATATTTTACAACAACGAACCAGCATGCAGCCCGAAATATACGATATTCGTATAAAATAGAATTGATAATCTATAATGAACCATATAATATGCAGTCAAACTGATAACAGATATTATTACCCTTCTAGAAGTGACAACTATTAACTGCTTTCTTAATGTTTTGACAAAAACTTAAATCTCGGCAAAAAATAACAGATCAATCATGGTGGTATATACCATATCGACCTGCTTTATTTAAGGGGATGCTAGTTACTTACGTAATGAATCCACGTTTGATTTAATTTTTTATTATTCTTCTGTTAAAAAGTCATCCATTCTCTCTCTGTCTTCTGCAATTTGTCGTGACATTTCAAAACCGTTCATAAATTCCCAAGCCTCAATAAAATTAGTAGATTAGAAATGCCATCGGGCAGTTTAAAGCATTATAAAAACAGTTCATTTGATAGATAATTTTAATGTAGCATCGACAACGGCGTTATCACTGTCCACTTACTCTCTTATTCTCAGGCTTATCGGTAATGCTCTGATCTGTTCTACATTTTTACATAGAATCTGTGGGCTTTAGCATTTTTTATTACTGCCTATACTGTTATATCATTTTCCCTCCCTTTTTTTGGCATAGAAAAAAAGACTCACTCCTCCTTAGAACTTCAAGTTGGAATAAGCCTTTGAAAGTTAATAAGCGTATTTATCAAATTGTTTAGTGTTTGATTTGTTGAGTAGCGCCTCGTTGTTAACATTCATGTAATCTATAGTCGAGCTAAGTTAGGTCTATTAGTACTATAAATATTATATTCTTCTTTATGCCAAAATTCTTTAATTCCTATTTTTTTTAACAAATCCACTTCTTCCTTGTAAATAGGATACATTCCAACCAATTGGATTGTTTTATCAGGCAATTTAATTGATGCATCGTCTTTTTCAAGAATTGAAGTTGCAAAGGTAAAAAATCCTGTCATCTCTGATTCCTTTGCTATTGGAGTATCCAAGGTAAATATGTCGCCATAAGAAAATCCCTTTATGCCTCTAAATTCAGCAGCAAAATAGGCAACGGCTAATCCCCAACTCTCGTCTTGCGTTTCAAGACTCAAAATTAGTTCTGGTTTAGCACTTTTCCATTCATCAAATTCACCTTCTGATAGGCCATATGTTACTACTGTTAACATACCTTCTTCAGGCAAATCATAGTAAAAAAATACATGCACTGGGGAACTTCCATCCGATGGATCTATTTTTTTTATTACGTCTTCTTCACCAAATAGTTCTTCAAGCTTACCAATATAAAGCTCAGCACTTGTCTTCATATACTACCTTCCCTTCATGCATCTTACGGTCCTTTATAATCATCTGAGTGATCTTCATCCTTGTGGCTCCGATTGGAACTTGGCTTTTCTGGCCGAAAATGATCAGGATTATTGTGCTCATCTAAAAATTGTTTTCTTGAAATTCCACGTTCTTGGGCACTTTTTCTATGTTTTCTAAATTCGAAGCCCGGTTTATGTCCCATATCCCACGAATCTTTAGGATCAGGCGGAGACAAGATGCGCGCCGTTATATTATGAAAAAAAGCCTATTCTCACTAGATGTTCAAGTTAAGAATAAGCTTTGAAACTTTCTCTGATGAATTTCAATTCTGACTTATGGAATTTAACTCAATTTACGATTCTTCTGTTACACATAATCCATTCATAAACTCAGTAAAACTTTTTGCAATTAAACTCATATTTTTGTATGAGGGCAAATAATCCTCTTCATCGATATCTTCCATATCTAAACTCCAATAATATATGTATCCCTTATCATCTCCTGAAACAGAAATACAAATTTTATTTTCAATAGGATCATCCCCTATAGAGAGTAAGTTGGACGGAATTATTTTACTTTCATTAAACTCCATATAATTTCCTTCTAAATTAGGTTCATTAGATTCCGACAAGGGGAAAAGTAACATTAATAATGATGTTTGCTTATCGTCCAGAGTTGAAAATCTTCTTATTACAGGTTTTCCACCATTATACTTTAGAATAAAATTATTTATAATCTTCTGGTAATTCAATATTATATTTTCTCTCAAGTGCCTCAATTTCCTTAATTCCAATAGACTCAAAACTATATTCAAATCTTATTTTCAAACAAATCGCTCCTTTGCTATGTTTATTAATCGTCGATAGAATAAAGTCGTTCCAGCAACTCAGAAAATGTGCTACATATTTGATATATTGCTTTATCACCAACTTCTTCATGATCGAAAAAAATAATTGTTGGTATCCTTTTCCCCCTGTAATCAAAACAGATGAGATTTCCAAAAGGGTCGCGAGCAAAAGGGATTATTTCAGCTGGCAGTACATTTGACGATAAATCATAAACTTCCAATATACTCGCTTCATCATTTGTATGGCTTAATAAACATGAAAAAATAGCGTCTTTTTCCTCATTAATATCAAATAAATCTGGTTCTGGATATCCTCCATTGAATTGCGTAACGCATTCCTTATAGTCTTTAGGAAATTCTACTCCAAGGTATTTTTCAACTTTCTGTATTTGCTCTTCGCTGGCTGGTCCATCAGATTCTAGCCATTCTACTCTTCTCATTTTATCAACTCCGAAATTACGAGTAGTTCAATATTGAACCTTTCTCAAAGGTCTCGATTTTTGTGTCGGCGGCTCAAAACTATATTTAAGGAAATTAGGCTTCAGTGATTAAAATCTTCCAAATTTCCCCTATGTACTTCATCGGATATTCTGTTATATCTCATAAGTTAGGTTGGAAATCCAAAATAAAAACGGCCATCCCTTGATGACCGCCCGAATGAATGCCATTCATATCTCTCTTAAAATAATTTCCTTAACACCATTATCAAATTTAGCTCCTTCTATGTTAGCGCCCTTCCAAATAACACCACTCAGGTCTGCATTAGTGAAGTCAGCTTCTTGAAAATTACCATTAGTTAAATTTGCTCCTGACAAGTTTGCATCAGTAAAATTCGCTTTCATAGCTTGAACATCAGATAGGTCAGCATCAATAAAGTCAGATCCTGAAAAGTCTCCTTCTAAGAGATTTGCACCATTAAAGATAGCTTTATCAAAGAACGCCTCTACTGCACTTATGCCGGTTAAATTCGCATTCCGAAATGTAGCCTCAATAAGAGTCGTTCCTGATAGATTACCATAAGAAAATTCGACCTCATCAAAGCAAGTTTCTATACAAGTACTAATCCGGATCTCTGCATGCTTCATCTGTGCTTTACGAAGATTCGCCTCACTAAAGACACAGTCCGCAATATCCGCTTCTTCTAAATTACAGCTTTCAAGATTGGCCTTATCAAATTCACAATCGCGAAATGAAACATTTAACAAAGCTGCCGCTCTGAGATTTGTACTATGAGCCATGATGCAATCTGCTCTTAAGCCTGACAAATCAGAAAAGGAAAGATCTAAACCATGTATTTCTAGGTGGTCCAGTAGTTCATCCTCCAAGAGGGCTTGATTAATAACTTGTAGGATTTCAGTGACTTTTTGAGGTTGTTCATGCATTTTAAAACAACTCCATTTTAGCTATTTTTATTTCTTCAAATAATTTTTCCAAACTTCATTTGGACTAAATAATACGCCTCTCTTATCATCTCTAAATTGAGGTATGGCCATCACATTTGATGTCTCCAAGTAATCCATAACACGCGACCAGATTAATATCAGCTCATTTAACTCTAATTCCCAAGGTTTTTCGCTAAGATCAATCCGGATCCCCCCCCATTCTAATTCAGTGACTACCGCAGGGGTATTCATTAAAAAATCCCGACCAAACATTTCTAACACATAACCACCAAAGTATGTTCGCATTCCAACACCTAATGGTCCGTTCGGAAGAAATTCGACGGGTACTGGTAAGGTTGCTAAACTCATCCATCTAAGAAGACGCTGTTCGTCAGTTTCCCATGGAATAGTTGGAGGCCAAAATATATGTGTAATTCCATAGCTTGGTTCCGAAATTGCGGCGATCTCATTTGACAAATCAAAAAATGTAGGCCAAAATTTGCTTGACATCGATTTATGAACCTCGAGGTCAAACATAGATCTAACATTTAGATCAAGATCAAATTGAGCAGTATATTTTACAGCATTATTCCTGTGCAAATAGACCTCTGATGTCTTGTTATTCATAACTTTTTCTAAAATTTCAGACCGGTTATAATCTATTTTTGTTACTTCTGAGTCCCCCCATTGGGTAGGCACAAATTTATCATATTTATCAAAAACATTTAATAATTGATCCATTACCATTGCTTTATCCTTGGTAACCGAAGGATACATAATTGTATAAAATAAATATGGCTTTATCTTTTCTGCCAATGTTCTCCCTCCCTTTTGAGGATAGTTAATTATCATCAAAATCTATGTAATCATTTTCCTCTGTTAATTAAAACCTGTTAGTATATCTCGCCCCTTTGTAACTAATAAAGCCACAGCAAGTGTTCTACTCAACTGTGGCCAATTTCATAAATTTAGTGTGCAAACTTAACTTTTAAAAAACTTCAAATATTTTGTATCCTCATCCTCAAAGCATCTTCCCTCGGATTTATTGTTTGCAACGTAGAATAACTCTTTAGCCATTACTAAATCATCGGTTTCGTATGAAACCTTACCAGCTATAAATTCTCTTTCTCCACTATCTTCACGTTCAAGGTCACAAATAAATAACATACTAATCCATTTTGCCCCCATTTCGGCCTTATTCATAAATAAATAGGTTTCAATAATATATTTAACAATATGGTAGCTGTCATCGTAAGTAACTTTTGGAATAGGGAGTTTTTCCCAAGCCTCCTCAAGTAATTTTATAGAGTCTTCATAATTAGCTAAATCATATTCCTGATTACTAACTTCGATCAGTTTCTCTATTTCCTCTTTTAATGGTGAGTTAAGCAATACCATGTTTATTTCCTCCTTAGATCATATCTTTAATCAGATTGAAATACTTTTCGTCTTCTTCGTTAAAAATCTTATAGCCCTCCAACATGTATGCTTTTAGCAAATAATTTGCTGCCTTATGCATATCGTCACACTCAAATAAACTTTCCCCAAGCCTCAATAAAATTAGGGGATTAGAAATGCCATCAGGGCAATTTAAAGCATTATAAAAACAGTCCTTAGCTTTTTCATACTCATCATTAATAAAATAAGCATCGCCAAGTGCTGTATAAATCCAG from Paenibacillus woosongensis includes the following:
- a CDS encoding ABC transporter substrate-binding protein codes for the protein MRVIRYAAGWIAPLFIFLALLGGCGGDGQTHKVRIGEVTRSVFYAPQYVALEKGFFKEEGLNVELQTTAGGDKTMTALLSGAIDVALVGAETSIYVYQQGAEDPVINFAQLTQTDGTFLVSREPMDDFDWSQLQGAVFLGQRKGGMPQMAGEFTLRKHGIDPQSDLELIQNVDFANIAAAYASGTGQFVQLFEPQASIFEREGKGHVIASFGTESGRLPYTVFMTKQSYMKKNDEIVQKFTNAVHQAQKWVQEHTPAETAEVISPFFKDTDLDILESAVKRYLGQGSYAESPAIAEEAWNNLLDVMEGAGELQERVSVDELANNKYAEAAVQASPSP
- a CDS encoding carboxypeptidase M32, giving the protein MNQTTASTWEQFQALLHKIKSYHEAVALMHWDLRTGAPKKGAQGRSEAIGVLMTEAFKLQTSDEMGKMLAELNSPAVFGQLDEIKQRIITVTQEEYERSVKIPPHKYQEYTELTALAETLWEDFKEKGDYAGFEPYLGQIVEKTSEFIDYWGPKATRYDTLLHLYEPDLTVEKLDQVFGQLRDRLVPLVKAINEASSQPQASFMNQLFDKGQQEKFGMFMLEQIGYDFEAGRVDESVHPFEITLNQGDVRITTSYMQDDVTFALFSSLHEGGHALYEQNVDSGLAGTPLGEGASMGIHESQSRLWENFIGRSREFWARYYGDLQQHFPEQLKDVTVDEFYKAINRVENSLIRIQADELTYNLHIIIRYEIEKQLFNEGLSVNDLPKVWNEKYQAYLGLTPPNDSLGVLQDVHWSGGSFGYFPSYALGNMYAAQIVHTMRKQLPNFDELIAEGNFAPIKEWLTEQIYKYGKSQKPAEIIKRVTGEDLNPDYLAEYLEQKYKAIYGLQ
- a CDS encoding iron-sulfur cluster biosynthesis family protein yields the protein MFFCDDSDANDLFSREPGPQDIKVDCDSYPVWIDQQQAVFFEEKLLLQGDEASKTFRLEGASQLYKAGLHLVDRRLEVSQK
- a CDS encoding beta-class carbonic anhydrase, which translates into the protein MSQIETIMEHNKKFVQDKEYEAYITDKFPDKKIAIVTCMDTRLVELLPKAMNLRNGDAKIIKNAGAVISQPFGSVMRSLLVAIYELQAEEVFIVGHTGCGMASLNSEHMIGEIKERGISDDVLNTLENSGIKLRKWLRGFSNEKEGVTHTVGIVKNHPLLPPNIPVHGLLIDSMTGELEIVVSGSEETSHS
- a CDS encoding DUF2871 domain-containing protein codes for the protein MKKLYYTSFFYAILGLFAGIAYREITKHSDFTGQTVLVALHTHILVLGFLFFTIALILAKVFQVHEAKSFGAWYVVYNLGLMITIAAMAVRGMLQINGTDISFLPHIAGLGHTILAAGIIWLLVLLRKRIQ
- a CDS encoding DUF6809 family protein, whose protein sequence is MDNIIEKIYNGSLQPDAYINPQDPEYRKLTKQTSNLMEECRKRFSENDFRFIEGIIDLYGKTYSMHSTASFVHGFKIGALMMIEVFNVKEQA
- a CDS encoding suppressor of fused domain protein — translated: MKTSAELYIGKLEELFGEEDVIKKIDPSDGSSPVHVFFYYDLPEEGMLTVVTYGLSEGEFDEWKSAKPELILSLETQDESWGLAVAYFAAEFRGIKGFSYGDIFTLDTPIAKESEMTGFFTFATSILEKDDASIKLPDKTIQLVGMYPIYKEEVDLLKKIGIKEFWHKEEYNIYSTNRPNLARL
- a CDS encoding SMI1/KNR4 family protein, whose protein sequence is MSLLELRKLRHLRENIILNYQKIINNFILKYNGGKPVIRRFSTLDDKQTSLLMLLFPLSESNEPNLEGNYMEFNESKIIPSNLLSIGDDPIENKICISVSGDDKGYIYYWSLDMEDIDEEDYLPSYKNMSLIAKSFTEFMNGLCVTEES
- a CDS encoding SMI1/KNR4 family protein — protein: MRRVEWLESDGPASEEQIQKVEKYLGVEFPKDYKECVTQFNGGYPEPDLFDINEEKDAIFSCLLSHTNDEASILEVYDLSSNVLPAEIIPFARDPFGNLICFDYRGKRIPTIIFFDHEEVGDKAIYQICSTFSELLERLYSIDD
- a CDS encoding pentapeptide repeat-containing protein; the protein is MHEQPQKVTEILQVINQALLEDELLDHLEIHGLDLSFSDLSGLRADCIMAHSTNLRAAALLNVSFRDCEFDKANLESCNLEEADIADCVFSEANLRKAQMKHAEIRISTCIETCFDEVEFSYGNLSGTTLIEATFRNANLTGISAVEAFFDKAIFNGANLLEGDFSGSDFIDADLSDVQAMKANFTDANLSGANLTNGNFQEADFTNADLSGVIWKGANIEGAKFDNGVKEIILREI